One genomic window of bacterium includes the following:
- a CDS encoding lipid biosynthesis B12-binding/radical SAM protein, translating to MRVLLLSVNTVREPFPVYPLGLDYVAGSISARHEVRCLDLNCLGEDQALERAVAEWSPEVIGLSLRNADNTDSRAPRSYMGDYRQLALRVRRCSGAPIVLGGSGFTIFPGEAMELLEADYGIVGEGERLEALLEALAAGLDPAGLPGVVTRSGADAGPPLPAPEPWPQSVRRRFDARAGHVDFYLRNGGMLNLQTKRGCPFRCVYCTYPRIEGRRLRHAPVDEVAATALRLQEAGARYLFITDSAFNADVGHSLEVARAFREHGLTIPWGGFFAPVALPEGYFETMAACGLRHVEFGTESLTDGVLKAYGKPFRRSEVLAAHRAARAAGLHVAHYLLFGGPGETEETFADTLAQIETLERTVLFLFGGMRIYPNTPLHELAVREGQIAAGANIVEPVFYQPAGITLPAIAQALAKRARGRDNWVEASGGDAATAILQRMHQRGRSGPLWEHLVR from the coding sequence ATGAGAGTGCTCCTGCTCTCCGTCAACACCGTGCGCGAGCCGTTCCCGGTCTACCCGCTGGGCCTCGACTACGTGGCGGGGTCCATCTCCGCGCGGCACGAGGTGCGCTGCCTGGACCTCAACTGTCTGGGCGAGGACCAGGCGCTGGAGCGCGCCGTCGCCGAATGGAGCCCCGAAGTCATCGGGCTCTCGCTCCGCAACGCAGACAACACCGACAGCCGCGCCCCCCGCAGCTACATGGGGGACTATCGCCAGCTCGCCCTTCGCGTCCGCCGCTGCAGCGGGGCGCCGATCGTGCTGGGGGGCAGCGGCTTCACGATCTTCCCGGGCGAAGCCATGGAACTGCTGGAGGCCGACTACGGAATAGTCGGCGAGGGCGAGCGGCTCGAAGCGCTGCTCGAGGCGCTGGCCGCGGGGCTGGACCCGGCCGGCCTGCCGGGCGTCGTGACCCGGAGCGGGGCGGACGCGGGGCCGCCGCTGCCCGCGCCGGAGCCCTGGCCGCAGTCCGTCAGGCGCCGCTTCGACGCGCGGGCCGGGCACGTGGACTTCTACCTGCGCAACGGCGGCATGCTCAATCTCCAGACCAAGCGCGGCTGCCCGTTCCGCTGCGTCTACTGCACCTACCCGCGCATCGAGGGCCGGCGCCTGCGCCACGCGCCGGTCGACGAGGTGGCGGCCACCGCCCTGCGGCTCCAGGAGGCGGGGGCCCGGTACCTCTTCATCACCGACTCGGCGTTCAACGCCGACGTGGGACACAGCCTGGAGGTCGCCCGCGCCTTCCGGGAGCACGGCCTCACGATCCCCTGGGGCGGCTTCTTCGCGCCCGTCGCCCTGCCGGAGGGCTACTTCGAGACCATGGCCGCCTGCGGGCTCAGGCACGTGGAATTCGGCACGGAGTCCCTGACGGACGGCGTCCTGAAGGCCTACGGCAAGCCCTTCCGCCGCAGCGAGGTGCTGGCCGCCCACCGCGCCGCGCGGGCCGCCGGCCTGCACGTGGCCCACTACCTCCTCTTCGGCGGCCCCGGTGAGACGGAGGAGACGTTCGCCGACACCCTGGCGCAGATCGAGACGCTCGAGAGGACCGTTCTCTTCCTCTTCGGCGGCATGCGCATCTACCCGAACACGCCCCTGCACGAACTGGCCGTGCGGGAGGGGCAGATCGCCGCCGGAGCGAACATCGTGGAACCGGTGTTCTACCAGCCGGCGGGGATCACCCTTCCCGCGATCGCGCAGGCCCTGGCCAAGCGGGCCCGGGGGCGGGACAACTGGGTCGAGGCCTCCGGCGGGGACGCCGCGACGGCCATCCTCCAGCGTATGCACCAGCGCGGCCGGTCCGGCCCCCTGTGGGAGCACCTCGTGCGATGA
- a CDS encoding phosphopantetheine-binding protein gives MAVAMELDQLILNIAGIMIRELKLEDVTPETFDPDLDLVDEVGVDSMDLATVALVLRDQYRVRIDEDDYPKLKTLRLISQYIHGKLAAGA, from the coding sequence ATGGCTGTAGCAATGGAACTGGACCAGTTGATCCTCAACATCGCCGGGATCATGATCAGGGAGCTGAAGCTCGAGGACGTAACTCCCGAGACCTTCGACCCCGACCTGGACCTCGTGGACGAGGTGGGCGTCGACAGCATGGACCTGGCGACCGTGGCGCTGGTGCTGCGCGACCAGTACCGCGTACGCATCGACGAGGACGACTACCCGAAGCTCAAGACCCTGCGCCTGATCTCCCAGTACATCCACGGCAAGCTGGCGGCCGGGGCCTAG